In one window of Streptomyces sp. FXJ1.172 DNA:
- the aroQ gene encoding type II 3-dehydroquinate dehydratase: protein MPRTLANAPIMILNGPNLNLLGQRQPEIYGKDTLADVEALCAKAAAAHGGTVDLRQSNHEGELVDWIHEARLNHCGIVINPGAYSHTSVAILDALNTCDGMPVLEVHISNIHQREAFRHHSYVSLRADGVIAGCGVQGYVFGVERVAALLGAAQTEA from the coding sequence GTGCCCCGCACCCTGGCCAACGCCCCGATCATGATCCTCAACGGGCCCAACCTGAACCTGCTCGGCCAGCGCCAGCCCGAGATCTACGGCAAGGACACACTGGCCGACGTGGAGGCGCTGTGTGCCAAGGCGGCGGCCGCGCACGGCGGCACGGTGGACCTCCGGCAGTCCAACCACGAGGGCGAACTGGTCGACTGGATCCACGAGGCGCGCTTGAACCACTGTGGGATCGTCATCAATCCCGGTGCCTACTCGCACACGTCGGTCGCGATTCTGGACGCACTCAACACCTGCGACGGCATGCCCGTGCTGGAGGTGCACATCTCCAACATCCACCAGCGCGAGGCGTTCCGGCACCACTCCTACGTCTCGCTGCGTGCCGACGGGGTGATCGCGGGCTGTGGCGTGCAGGGTTACGTCTTCGGCGTCGAGCGGGTCGCGGCCCTGCTCGGGGCCGCGCAGACCGAGGCCTAA
- a CDS encoding maleylpyruvate isomerase family mycothiol-dependent enzyme, with product MNDHAHDLACVRDATERLLDAVAELDNASLAEPSRLPGWSRGHVLAHLARNADALVNVLEGRPMYSSAEARNADIERDAPRDIETQAADLRESAARFQALGEAPADWSRTVELRNGVTDSASRVPFRRWAEVELHHVDLGIGYELEDLPAEFTEREIDFLAQRFAGHEAVPPTGLSAGDGRAWTTGGGAQGAPVAAEGTPADLLGWLAGRRDGSGLTVNGALPKLPPL from the coding sequence ATGAATGATCACGCTCATGACCTGGCATGTGTACGTGACGCGACCGAACGACTCCTCGACGCGGTCGCCGAACTGGACAACGCGTCGCTCGCCGAGCCGTCACGGCTTCCGGGCTGGAGCCGCGGTCACGTCCTCGCCCACCTCGCCCGCAACGCCGACGCGCTCGTGAACGTTCTCGAAGGCCGGCCCATGTACTCGAGCGCCGAGGCGCGCAACGCCGACATCGAGCGCGACGCCCCGCGCGACATCGAGACCCAGGCCGCCGACCTGCGCGAGAGCGCGGCCCGCTTCCAGGCGCTGGGGGAGGCGCCCGCGGACTGGTCGCGCACCGTAGAGCTGCGCAACGGTGTCACGGACTCCGCGTCCCGGGTGCCGTTCCGCCGGTGGGCCGAGGTGGAGCTGCACCACGTGGACCTCGGGATCGGGTACGAGCTGGAGGATCTTCCGGCGGAGTTCACGGAACGGGAGATCGACTTCCTGGCGCAGCGCTTCGCCGGGCACGAGGCGGTGCCTCCGACCGGATTGTCCGCCGGCGACGGCCGGGCCTGGACCACGGGCGGTGGTGCACAGGGCGCACCGGTCGCGGCCGAGGGTACGCCCGCCGACCTGCTGGGCTGGCTCGCCGGGCGGCGCGACGGCTCCGGCCTGACCGTGAACGGCGCTCTGCCGAAGCTGCCTCCGTTGTAG
- the uvrA gene encoding excinuclease ABC subunit UvrA: MADRLIVRGAREHNLKNVSLDLPRDSLIVFTGLSGSGKSSLAFDTIFAEGQRRYVESLSSYARQFLGQMDKPDVDFIEGLSPAVSIDQKSTSRNPRSTVGTITEVYDYLRLLFARIGKPHCPECGRPISRQSPQAIVDKVLELPEGSRFQVLSPLVRERKGEFADLFADLQTKGYSRARVDGETIQLSDPPALKKQEKHTIEVVVDRLTVKDSAKRRLTDSVETALGLSGGMIVLDFVDLPEDDPERERMYSEHLYCPYDDLSFEELEPRSFSFNSPFGACPECTGIGTRMEVDPELLVPDPDKSLDEGAIHPWSHGHTKDYFGRLIGALADALGFRTDIPFAGLPQRAKKALLYGHKTQIEVRYRNRYGRERVYTTPFEGAVPFVKRRHSEAESDASRERFEGYMREVPCPSCEGTRLKPIVLAVTIMEKSIAEVSAMSISDCADFLGELKLNARDKKIAERVLKEVNERLRFLVDVGLDYLSLNRAAGTLSGGEAQRIRLATQIGSGLVGVLYVLDEPSIGLHQRDNHRLIETLVRLRDMGNTLIVVEHDEDTIKVADWVVDIGPGAGEHGGKVVHSGSLKELLENAESQTGAYLSGRKSIPLPDIRRPLDPSRQLTVHGARENNLQDIDVSFPLGVFTAVTGVSGSGKSTLVNDILYTHLARELNGARNVPGRHTRVDGDDLVDKVVHVDQSPIGRTPRSNPATYTGVFDHIRKLFAETTEAKVRGYQPGRFSFNVKGGRCENCAGDGTIKIEMNFLPDVYVPCEVCHGARYNRETLEVHYKGKSIADVLNMPIEEATDFFEAVPAISRHLRTLKDVGLGYVRLGQSATTLSGGEAQRVKLASELQKRSTGRTVYVLDEPTTGLHFEDISKLLKVLGGLVDKGNTVIVIEHNLDVIKTADWIVDMGPEGGAGGGLVVAEGTPEEVAGVPASHTGKFLREILGADRISDAEPVKAPRATTTRKTAAAKSAAKKTVTARANNTATKKAATVTKKATPAKKTTRARKA; encoded by the coding sequence GTGGCCGACCGTCTCATCGTCCGTGGCGCGCGCGAGCACAACCTCAAGAATGTCTCGCTCGACCTGCCTCGTGACTCGCTCATCGTCTTCACGGGCCTGTCCGGGTCGGGCAAGTCCTCCCTGGCCTTCGACACGATCTTCGCGGAGGGCCAGCGTCGCTACGTGGAGTCGCTCTCCTCGTACGCCCGGCAGTTCCTCGGCCAGATGGACAAGCCGGACGTCGACTTCATCGAGGGCCTGTCCCCGGCGGTCTCCATCGACCAGAAGTCGACCTCGCGCAACCCGCGCTCGACGGTCGGCACCATCACCGAGGTCTACGACTACCTGCGTCTGCTCTTCGCGCGCATCGGCAAGCCGCACTGCCCCGAGTGCGGCCGCCCGATCTCGCGCCAGTCGCCGCAGGCCATCGTGGACAAGGTCCTGGAGCTGCCGGAGGGGAGCCGCTTCCAGGTGCTGTCGCCGCTGGTGCGTGAGCGCAAGGGCGAGTTCGCCGACCTCTTCGCCGACCTCCAGACCAAGGGCTACTCCCGCGCGCGTGTGGACGGCGAGACGATCCAGCTCTCCGACCCGCCCGCACTGAAGAAGCAGGAGAAGCACACCATCGAGGTGGTCGTCGACCGCCTCACGGTCAAGGACTCCGCCAAGCGGCGCCTCACCGACTCCGTGGAGACCGCCCTCGGTCTGTCCGGCGGCATGATCGTGCTCGACTTCGTCGACCTCCCCGAGGACGACCCCGAGCGCGAGCGCATGTACTCGGAGCACCTGTACTGCCCGTACGACGACCTGTCCTTCGAGGAGCTGGAGCCCCGCTCCTTCTCCTTCAACTCGCCCTTCGGCGCCTGCCCCGAGTGCACCGGCATCGGCACGCGCATGGAGGTCGACCCCGAGCTGCTCGTCCCGGACCCGGACAAGTCCCTGGACGAGGGCGCCATCCACCCTTGGTCGCACGGGCACACCAAGGACTACTTCGGCCGCCTGATCGGCGCCCTCGCCGACGCGCTCGGCTTCCGCACGGACATCCCCTTCGCGGGCCTGCCCCAGCGCGCGAAGAAGGCCCTGCTCTACGGCCACAAGACCCAGATCGAGGTGCGTTACCGCAACCGGTACGGCCGCGAGCGCGTGTACACCACGCCCTTCGAGGGCGCGGTGCCCTTCGTCAAGCGCCGGCACAGCGAGGCCGAGAGCGACGCCAGCCGCGAGCGCTTCGAGGGCTATATGCGCGAGGTGCCCTGCCCCTCCTGTGAGGGCACGCGTCTGAAGCCGATCGTCCTCGCGGTCACGATCATGGAGAAGTCGATCGCCGAGGTCTCCGCGATGTCGATCAGCGACTGCGCGGACTTCCTGGGCGAGCTGAAGCTGAACGCCCGCGACAAGAAGATCGCCGAGCGGGTGCTGAAGGAGGTCAACGAGCGGCTGCGGTTCCTGGTCGACGTCGGCCTGGACTACCTCTCGCTCAACCGTGCGGCCGGCACCCTCTCCGGCGGCGAGGCCCAGCGCATCCGTCTGGCCACCCAGATCGGCTCCGGCCTCGTCGGCGTGCTCTACGTCCTCGACGAGCCGTCCATCGGCTTGCACCAGCGGGACAACCACCGCTTGATCGAGACCCTGGTCCGGCTGCGCGACATGGGCAACACGCTCATCGTCGTGGAGCACGACGAGGACACCATCAAGGTTGCCGACTGGGTCGTGGACATCGGTCCCGGCGCGGGTGAGCACGGCGGCAAGGTCGTGCACAGCGGCTCCCTGAAGGAACTGCTCGAGAACGCCGAGTCGCAGACCGGCGCGTATCTCTCGGGCCGCAAGTCGATCCCGCTGCCCGACATCCGCCGTCCCCTCGACCCGTCCCGCCAGCTCACCGTGCACGGCGCCCGTGAGAACAACCTGCAGGACATCGACGTGTCCTTCCCGCTGGGTGTGTTCACGGCCGTCACGGGCGTGTCCGGCTCCGGCAAGTCGACGCTGGTCAACGACATCCTGTACACGCACCTGGCCCGCGAGCTGAACGGCGCGCGGAACGTCCCCGGACGGCACACGCGCGTGGACGGCGACGACCTGGTCGACAAGGTCGTGCACGTCGACCAGTCGCCGATCGGCCGCACCCCGCGGTCCAACCCGGCGACGTACACCGGAGTCTTCGACCACATCCGCAAACTGTTCGCCGAGACCACCGAGGCGAAGGTCCGCGGCTACCAGCCCGGCCGCTTCTCCTTCAACGTCAAGGGCGGCCGCTGCGAGAACTGCGCGGGCGACGGCACGATCAAGATCGAGATGAACTTCCTCCCGGACGTCTACGTCCCGTGCGAGGTCTGCCACGGCGCCCGGTACAACCGGGAGACCCTGGAGGTCCACTACAAGGGCAAGTCCATCGCCGACGTGCTGAACATGCCGATCGAGGAGGCCACCGACTTCTTCGAGGCAGTCCCGGCCATCTCCCGGCACCTGAGGACTCTGAAGGACGTCGGTCTCGGCTACGTCCGCCTCGGTCAGTCCGCCACGACTCTCTCCGGCGGTGAGGCCCAGCGGGTGAAGCTGGCCAGCGAGCTGCAGAAGCGGTCCACCGGACGCACGGTCTACGTCCTGGACGAGCCGACCACTGGTCTGCACTTCGAGGACATCAGCAAGCTGCTGAAGGTCCTCGGCGGCCTGGTCGACAAGGGCAACACGGTCATCGTCATCGAGCACAACCTCGACGTGATCAAGACCGCAGACTGGATCGTGGACATGGGCCCGGAGGGTGGCGCCGGCGGTGGCCTCGTGGTCGCCGAGGGCACTCCCGAGGAGGTCGCCGGGGTTCCGGCCAGCCACACCGGCAAGTTCCTGCGTGAGATCCTCGGTGCCGACCGCATCAGCGACGCGGAACCGGTGAAGGCCCCACGCGCCACCACGACCCGGAAGACGGCAGCGGCCAAGTCGGCGGCGAAGAAGACGGTGACGGCCAGGGCCAACAACACGGCGACCAAGAAGGCCGCCACGGTCACGAAGAAGGCCACACCGGCGAAGAAAACGACACGGGCCCGCAAGGCCTGA
- a CDS encoding MFS transporter, which yields MLRLAAASLAGTAIEFYDFFVYGTAAALILGPLFFPTFSPLAGTLAAFGTFGAGFLARPLGSVLFGHLGDRRGRRPVLVLSLLLTGASTVAVGCVPAYGTIGVAAPVLLLVLRFLQGLGLGGEWGGAVLLTAEHAPPGRRALWSSFPQVGPALDFVLANGVVLALSATLSDAEFARWGWRVPFWAAGALALGGLWLRSSLAESPRFLEIDDHARVPFVEVVRHHGRLVLLTAGALAAGYAVFYAVTTWSLAYATQRLGVSRTVMLTCVMAAVLVKASLTPFMALLADRYGRRTMCLTGCTACGLWMLPMVALLGTGRPLLMFLGILGALISFITMFAVIAAYLPELYEARVRCTGAAVGYNLGGVLGGALTPIVATALAERGGRVPWGVGVYLTGVALLSLVCFSLLPETRPVPVPVVEPATG from the coding sequence ATGCTGCGGCTCGCGGCGGCCTCGCTGGCGGGCACCGCGATCGAGTTCTACGACTTCTTCGTCTACGGGACGGCGGCGGCCCTGATCCTGGGCCCGCTGTTCTTCCCGACGTTCTCGCCGCTCGCGGGGACGCTGGCGGCGTTCGGGACGTTCGGGGCGGGGTTCCTCGCCCGGCCGTTGGGTTCGGTGCTGTTCGGGCATCTCGGCGACCGGCGCGGGCGGCGGCCGGTGCTGGTCCTCTCGCTGCTGCTCACGGGCGCCTCGACGGTCGCGGTGGGCTGTGTGCCGGCGTACGGGACGATCGGCGTCGCCGCGCCCGTGCTGCTGCTCGTCCTGCGTTTCCTGCAGGGTCTGGGGCTCGGCGGGGAGTGGGGCGGGGCGGTGCTGCTGACCGCCGAGCACGCGCCACCCGGCCGGCGCGCCCTGTGGTCGAGCTTTCCGCAGGTGGGGCCCGCGCTGGACTTTGTGCTCGCCAACGGTGTGGTGCTCGCGCTGTCGGCGACGCTGTCCGACGCGGAGTTCGCGCGGTGGGGGTGGCGGGTGCCGTTCTGGGCGGCCGGTGCACTGGCACTGGGCGGGCTGTGGCTGCGCTCGTCGCTCGCCGAGAGCCCCCGTTTCCTGGAGATCGACGACCACGCGCGCGTGCCGTTCGTCGAGGTCGTACGGCATCACGGGCGGCTGGTGCTGCTGACGGCGGGGGCGCTGGCCGCGGGATACGCGGTCTTCTACGCGGTGACGACCTGGTCACTGGCGTACGCGACGCAGCGGCTCGGGGTGAGCAGGACGGTCATGCTGACCTGTGTCATGGCCGCGGTGCTGGTGAAGGCGTCCCTCACGCCGTTCATGGCGCTGCTCGCCGACCGCTACGGGCGCCGCACGATGTGCCTCACCGGGTGCACGGCCTGCGGGCTGTGGATGCTGCCGATGGTCGCGCTGCTGGGCACCGGCCGGCCGCTGCTGATGTTCCTCGGCATCCTGGGCGCCCTGATCTCCTTCATCACCATGTTCGCGGTGATCGCCGCCTACCTGCCGGAGCTGTACGAAGCGAGGGTGCGCTGCACGGGCGCCGCGGTGGGCTACAACCTCGGCGGAGTCCTGGGCGGCGCCCTCACCCCGATCGTGGCCACTGCGCTCGCGGAGCGCGGCGGGCGGGTCCCTTGGGGCGTGGGCGTGTACCTCACGGGTGTCGCCCTGCTCAGTCTGGTGTGCTTCTCACTGCTGCCCGAGACCCGCCCGGTGCCCGTGCCCGTGGTGGAGCCGGCTACGGGTTGA
- a CDS encoding MBL fold metallo-hydrolase, which yields MTYTGEVKVGGPADVHELKDLMITKIAVGPMDNNAYLLRCRATDEQLLIDAANEAETLLGMIGGDGIASVVTTHRHGDHWQALAEVVAATGARTYAGREDASGIPVPTDVLVNDGDVIRVGHVELTARHLVGHTPGSIALIYDDPHGHPHVFTGDCLFPGGVGNTHHDPAAFASLIHDVETKIFDVLADETWVYPGHGNDTTLGAERPQLPEWHARGW from the coding sequence ATGACGTACACCGGAGAGGTCAAGGTCGGCGGACCGGCGGACGTGCACGAGCTGAAAGACCTGATGATCACCAAGATCGCGGTCGGCCCGATGGACAACAACGCCTATCTGCTGCGCTGCCGCGCCACCGACGAGCAGCTACTGATCGACGCCGCCAACGAGGCGGAGACGCTCCTCGGCATGATCGGTGGCGACGGCATCGCGTCCGTCGTCACCACACACCGGCACGGTGATCACTGGCAGGCGCTCGCCGAGGTGGTCGCGGCCACAGGCGCGCGTACGTACGCCGGCCGGGAGGACGCGTCCGGCATCCCGGTCCCCACCGACGTCCTCGTGAACGACGGCGACGTCATCAGGGTGGGGCACGTGGAACTCACCGCGCGCCACCTGGTCGGGCACACTCCGGGTTCGATCGCGCTGATCTACGACGACCCGCACGGCCACCCGCACGTGTTCACCGGCGACTGCCTGTTCCCGGGCGGCGTCGGCAACACGCACCACGATCCTGCGGCGTTCGCCAGCCTCATCCACGACGTGGAGACGAAGATCTTCGACGTGCTGGCCGACGAGACCTGGGTGTATCCCGGGCACGGCAACGACACCACGCTGGGCGCGGAGCGGCCGCAACTTCCGGAGTGGCACGCGCGCGGGTGGTGA
- a CDS encoding ABC transporter substrate-binding protein, with translation MYPAPRTLRRAVAAATIALLATAVGCAPQPDGKASDAPSGTAGKSCARGKLATKASGKLTIATDEPAYEPWFKDDKPANGKGFESAVAYAVAKQLGYGESAVVWQSVPFNKAFAPGVKTFDFDINQVSISDERKKAVDFSSGYYDVRQAVVALKGSKAAKATSVGDLKGLKLGAQVGTTSLDYITDVVKPKQEAAAFAKNDQAKSALKNGQVDAIVVDLPTAFYITGAEVTEAKIVGQFENRGGTPEQFGLVLDKGSALTPCVSGAVDALRKDGTLARLEKQWLSDAVDAPVLK, from the coding sequence ATGTACCCTGCCCCTCGCACCCTGCGCCGCGCGGTAGCCGCCGCCACCATCGCTCTGCTCGCCACCGCTGTCGGCTGCGCTCCGCAGCCCGACGGGAAGGCGTCGGACGCTCCGTCCGGCACCGCCGGGAAGAGCTGTGCCCGGGGCAAGTTGGCCACCAAGGCCTCCGGAAAGCTCACGATCGCGACGGACGAACCGGCGTACGAGCCCTGGTTCAAGGACGACAAGCCCGCCAACGGCAAGGGCTTCGAGTCGGCGGTCGCCTACGCCGTGGCCAAGCAACTGGGGTACGGCGAGAGCGCGGTGGTGTGGCAGAGCGTGCCGTTCAACAAGGCGTTCGCGCCCGGCGTGAAGACCTTCGACTTCGACATCAACCAGGTGTCGATCAGCGACGAGCGCAAAAAGGCCGTGGACTTCTCCTCCGGTTACTACGACGTGCGCCAGGCCGTGGTGGCCCTGAAGGGCAGCAAGGCGGCCAAGGCGACGAGCGTCGGGGATCTGAAGGGCCTCAAGCTGGGTGCCCAGGTCGGCACCACGAGCCTCGACTACATCACCGACGTGGTGAAGCCGAAGCAGGAGGCAGCCGCGTTCGCCAAGAACGACCAGGCCAAGTCCGCGCTGAAGAACGGACAGGTCGATGCCATCGTCGTCGATCTGCCGACCGCGTTCTACATCACCGGGGCCGAGGTGACGGAGGCGAAGATCGTCGGCCAGTTCGAGAACAGGGGCGGTACACCAGAGCAGTTCGGGCTGGTGCTGGACAAGGGCAGCGCGCTGACGCCGTGCGTGAGCGGTGCCGTCGACGCCCTGCGCAAGGACGGCACACTGGCCCGGCTCGAGAAGCAGTGGCTCTCGGACGCCGTCGACGCCCCGGTGCTCAAGTGA
- a CDS encoding carbohydrate kinase family protein: protein MIVVAGEALIDLVPQGPGALADLKPALGGGPYNTALALGRLGSRTAFCSRTSDDAFGEALLDGLRRAGVDVSGVQRGPEPTTLAVATLDTGGSAAYSFYVDGTADRLFTPPAALPSGTRAVSFGTCSLVLEPGASAYEELMRTAAGQGLFTALDPNIRAGLIPDADAYRARFKSWLPSVALLKLSAEDAEWLGGTPREWLASGPSAVVVTRGGDGLTVFTGDGAEHSVPGEKVAVVDTIGAGDTVNAALLHGLSAQDALSAEALASLGTEGWTRLLRFAARAAAITCSRAGAEPPYAAELGEW, encoded by the coding sequence GTGATCGTCGTCGCCGGTGAAGCACTGATCGACCTGGTACCGCAGGGCCCCGGCGCCCTCGCAGACCTGAAGCCGGCGCTCGGCGGCGGCCCGTACAACACCGCCTTGGCGCTGGGCCGACTCGGCTCCCGCACCGCGTTCTGCTCCCGGACCTCGGACGACGCCTTCGGCGAGGCCCTGCTCGACGGGCTGCGGCGAGCAGGGGTCGATGTGTCCGGCGTTCAGCGCGGGCCGGAGCCGACGACCCTCGCGGTGGCCACACTCGACACCGGCGGCTCCGCCGCCTACTCCTTCTATGTCGACGGCACCGCCGACCGCCTGTTCACCCCTCCCGCCGCTCTCCCGTCCGGCACGCGCGCAGTGTCCTTCGGCACCTGCTCGCTCGTCCTGGAACCGGGGGCGAGCGCGTATGAGGAGCTGATGCGCACGGCGGCCGGGCAGGGGCTGTTCACCGCGCTCGACCCCAATATCCGGGCGGGTCTGATCCCGGACGCGGACGCCTACCGGGCGCGTTTCAAGAGCTGGCTGCCCTCGGTGGCGCTGTTGAAGCTCTCCGCGGAGGACGCGGAGTGGCTGGGTGGCACCCCGCGGGAGTGGCTGGCCTCGGGACCGTCGGCCGTCGTGGTGACCCGGGGCGGGGACGGTCTGACCGTGTTCACCGGGGATGGCGCGGAGCACTCCGTGCCAGGTGAGAAGGTCGCCGTGGTGGACACCATCGGCGCCGGTGACACGGTGAACGCGGCCTTGCTGCACGGTCTGTCCGCACAGGATGCGCTGTCCGCCGAAGCGCTCGCCTCCCTCGGGACAGAGGGCTGGACACGGCTGCTGCGCTTCGCGGCACGCGCCGCGGCGATCACCTGCTCGCGGGCGGGGGCGGAGCCGCCGTACGCGGCCGAGCTGGGTGAGTGGTGA
- a CDS encoding amino acid ABC transporter permease, whose amino-acid sequence MTVTKGESVPEGAGGEGDMTGGADDGYVPSERRLERERLKRARARRAMAVAALSTLVTAVVLYLVVVSAPGWPRTKETFFSAQYAREAFPKVLEGLWLNVRLLVICGAAVLVLGMLIAIARTLRGPVFFPLRVLAAAYTDFFRGLPLIINLMIVVLGVPALRLQGVTVDPVLLGGTALTLTYSAYVAEVFRAGIESVHPSQRAAARSLGLTNRQALRYVVLPQAVRRQVPPLLNDLVSLQKDTGLVSIGGAVDAVRAADIIVGRSLNYTPYIVAGLVFVALTIPMTRFTDWVTARMDRRQAQGGSL is encoded by the coding sequence GTGACGGTCACCAAGGGCGAGTCGGTCCCGGAGGGAGCCGGCGGCGAAGGAGACATGACCGGCGGCGCCGACGACGGCTACGTGCCCTCCGAACGGCGGCTGGAGCGCGAACGCCTCAAGCGCGCGCGTGCCCGTCGCGCCATGGCCGTCGCGGCGCTCTCGACGCTCGTCACGGCCGTCGTGCTCTACCTGGTCGTCGTCAGCGCGCCGGGCTGGCCGCGCACCAAGGAGACGTTCTTCAGCGCGCAGTACGCGCGCGAGGCGTTCCCGAAGGTCCTCGAAGGTCTGTGGCTGAACGTCCGCCTGCTGGTGATCTGCGGCGCCGCCGTCCTCGTCCTCGGCATGCTGATCGCCATCGCGCGCACCTTGCGCGGCCCGGTGTTCTTCCCGCTGCGCGTGCTCGCGGCGGCGTACACCGACTTCTTCCGCGGCCTTCCGCTGATCATCAACCTGATGATCGTCGTCCTGGGCGTGCCGGCGCTGCGGCTGCAGGGCGTGACGGTCGATCCGGTGCTGCTCGGCGGTACGGCGCTGACGCTGACGTACTCGGCGTACGTGGCCGAGGTGTTCCGGGCCGGTATCGAGTCCGTGCACCCCTCGCAGCGCGCCGCGGCCCGCTCGCTGGGCCTGACCAACCGGCAGGCGCTGCGCTACGTCGTGCTGCCGCAGGCGGTGCGACGTCAGGTGCCGCCGCTGCTCAACGACCTGGTGTCGTTGCAGAAGGACACCGGTCTGGTGTCGATCGGCGGCGCGGTGGATGCCGTGCGCGCGGCCGACATCATCGTGGGCCGGAGTCTGAACTACACGCCGTACATCGTCGCCGGGCTGGTGTTCGTGGCACTGACCATTCCGATGACCCGCTTCACGGACTGGGTGACGGCCCGGATGGACCGGCGGCAGGCCCAGGGAGGATCCCTATGA
- a CDS encoding amino acid ABC transporter ATP-binding protein, translating to MSDAPVLRMESVRKTFAGSVVLRDVSLEVAPHTVTALIGASGSGKSTLLRCANLLEEIDDGAIWLDDEEITDPRADQDAVRRRIGVVFQSYNLFPHMTVLDNVTLAPRRVHGVSRDEAEERARELLERLGLGTKTNTYPDRLSGGQQQRVAIVRALAVRPRLLLLDEITAALDPELVGEVLEVVRGLKDDGMTMVLATHEMGFARDVADQVCFLDGGVVLERGTAGQVFGDPQQERTRRFLRRIVEAGRL from the coding sequence ATGAGCGACGCGCCCGTGCTGCGCATGGAGTCCGTCCGCAAGACCTTCGCGGGCTCCGTGGTCCTGCGCGATGTCAGCCTGGAGGTCGCCCCGCACACGGTGACAGCGCTGATCGGCGCCTCCGGCTCGGGCAAGTCGACGCTGCTGCGCTGTGCCAACCTGCTGGAGGAGATCGACGACGGCGCGATCTGGCTGGACGACGAGGAGATCACCGATCCCCGCGCCGACCAGGACGCGGTGCGGCGCAGGATCGGCGTCGTCTTCCAGTCCTACAACCTCTTCCCGCACATGACCGTGCTGGACAACGTGACGCTGGCACCGCGGCGGGTGCACGGAGTCTCCCGCGACGAGGCCGAGGAGCGCGCCAGGGAGCTGCTGGAGCGCCTGGGACTGGGGACCAAGACAAACACCTACCCGGACCGGCTCAGCGGCGGTCAGCAGCAGCGTGTGGCGATCGTACGGGCGCTCGCCGTGCGGCCCCGGCTGTTGTTGCTGGACGAGATCACGGCGGCGCTCGACCCCGAACTCGTGGGCGAGGTGCTGGAAGTGGTGCGTGGACTCAAGGACGACGGCATGACCATGGTGCTCGCGACGCACGAGATGGGCTTCGCGCGGGACGTCGCCGACCAGGTTTGTTTTCTGGACGGTGGCGTGGTGCTGGAGCGCGGCACCGCCGGGCAGGTCTTCGGCGATCCGCAGCAGGAGCGCACACGGCGCTTCCTGCGGCGGATCGTGGAGGCCGGCCGCCTGTGA
- a CDS encoding LacI family DNA-binding transcriptional regulator: MATMADVARSAGVSVATVSHVLNGTRPVLPHTRQAVLDAIDTLGYTPNTLARSLVTSRTRSIGLAVSAISNPYFTEILQGVEAAALEAGYSLLIADPHDDPGHERKVAQLLHERRVDGMIVAPSARPQDLVGYLRRHAVPTVFLDRVIDARVLAGTPVAGEGGAAAGGDAPWCDQVCTGSVAPTALLVTHLAALGHRRIGMVAGLPGLSTTEERVLGYLDGLTAAGLAHDERLVVSGSSESAGAEQATATLLALPDPPTALVTANNAMTIGALRTLRRRGLSIPDDVALCCFDDFAWADLFSPRLTAIAQPSRELGAQAVRVLLDRLGQPRRPARTVRLPCAFVHRTSCGCPEEPGGAERPEHPEPSTLSEKGPVS; the protein is encoded by the coding sequence ATGGCCACCATGGCGGACGTGGCCCGGAGCGCAGGCGTCTCCGTGGCGACCGTCTCCCACGTCCTCAACGGCACTCGCCCGGTACTGCCCCACACCCGCCAGGCCGTACTGGACGCCATCGACACCCTCGGTTACACGCCCAACACCCTGGCCCGCTCCCTGGTGACCTCCCGCACCCGCTCCATCGGGCTCGCGGTGTCGGCGATCAGCAACCCGTACTTCACGGAGATCCTCCAGGGCGTCGAGGCCGCCGCCCTGGAGGCGGGGTACAGCCTGCTGATCGCCGATCCGCACGACGACCCCGGGCACGAACGCAAGGTCGCACAGCTCCTCCATGAGCGCCGGGTGGACGGCATGATCGTCGCCCCCTCGGCGCGTCCGCAGGACCTCGTCGGCTACCTGCGCCGCCACGCCGTACCCACCGTGTTCCTGGACCGGGTGATCGACGCGCGCGTGCTGGCCGGCACCCCGGTGGCCGGTGAAGGGGGTGCCGCTGCCGGCGGGGACGCGCCGTGGTGCGACCAGGTTTGTACCGGGAGCGTCGCACCGACCGCCCTTCTCGTCACCCATCTCGCCGCGCTGGGCCACCGTCGGATCGGCATGGTCGCGGGCCTGCCCGGGCTCAGCACCACCGAGGAACGCGTTCTTGGCTATCTGGACGGCCTCACCGCCGCCGGTCTGGCCCACGACGAACGGCTCGTCGTCTCGGGCAGCTCCGAGTCCGCCGGCGCCGAGCAGGCCACGGCGACCCTGCTCGCACTGCCCGACCCGCCCACGGCCCTCGTCACCGCCAACAACGCGATGACGATCGGCGCCCTGCGCACTCTGCGCCGACGGGGTCTGTCCATCCCGGACGACGTCGCCCTGTGCTGCTTCGACGACTTCGCCTGGGCCGATCTGTTCTCGCCCCGGCTCACCGCCATCGCCCAGCCCAGCAGGGAGCTGGGCGCGCAGGCCGTCCGCGTCCTCCTCGACCGGCTGGGCCAGCCGCGGCGGCCGGCCCGGACGGTGCGCCTGCCGTGCGCTTTCGTGCATCGCACGTCCTGCGGCTGTCCCGAGGAGCCGGGCGGGGCCGAGCGGCCCGAGCACCCCGAACCATCCACGCTGTCCGAGAAGGGACCCGTCTCGTGA